From the genome of Rhizobium binae, one region includes:
- a CDS encoding RNA polymerase sigma factor has product MTDIAWIDLALASARPKALGALLRYFRDLDTAEEAFQEACLRAIRTWPEKGPPRDPTAWLIFVGRNSGIDAVRKRSKLQALPDEDVISDTEDAESDIAERLDDSNYRDDILRLLFICCHPDLPATQQIALALRIVSGLSVQQIARAFLVSESAMEQRITRAKARVAKAGVPFETPSPEERAERLSIVSTMIYLIFNEGYSQADPKHEAAAFSDEAIRLGRLMLHIFPAEPELMGLLALMLLQISRRPARFSAEGEIVLLEDQNRSLWNQPFINEALALLDKALRHRQPGPYQLQAAIAAIHSRAKRADDTDWVEIDLLYRALERVQPSPVVTLNRAVAVSKLHGPKDALDLIDTLGEKLGGYFYYHGLRGGLLQQLGLTCQAREAFDRAIALAHSAAEAAHIRRQIDKMQEEPTQPIAN; this is encoded by the coding sequence ATGACCGATATTGCCTGGATCGACCTTGCTCTTGCCTCGGCCCGCCCGAAGGCGCTTGGTGCGCTGCTGCGCTATTTCCGCGATCTCGACACGGCGGAAGAGGCGTTTCAGGAGGCATGCCTGAGGGCGATCCGGACCTGGCCGGAGAAAGGACCGCCACGCGATCCGACGGCCTGGCTCATATTCGTCGGCCGCAACAGCGGGATCGATGCGGTGCGCAAGCGGTCGAAGCTTCAGGCGCTGCCGGATGAGGATGTTATTTCCGATACCGAGGATGCCGAAAGCGATATCGCCGAGCGGCTGGACGATTCCAATTATCGCGACGATATCCTGCGGCTACTTTTTATCTGCTGCCATCCGGACCTGCCGGCCACCCAGCAGATCGCGCTGGCGCTGCGCATCGTGTCCGGCCTTTCGGTGCAGCAGATCGCCCGCGCATTCCTGGTCTCCGAAAGCGCCATGGAGCAGCGCATCACCCGGGCTAAGGCGCGCGTCGCAAAGGCCGGCGTGCCGTTCGAAACGCCGAGTCCTGAGGAGAGGGCCGAACGTCTCTCGATCGTCAGCACGATGATCTACCTCATCTTCAATGAGGGCTACAGTCAGGCCGACCCGAAGCATGAAGCCGCCGCCTTCAGTGATGAGGCGATTCGGCTGGGGCGGCTGATGCTGCACATTTTTCCCGCCGAACCGGAGCTGATGGGGCTGCTTGCGCTCATGCTTCTGCAGATTTCACGCCGGCCGGCGCGCTTCAGCGCCGAGGGCGAAATCGTGCTGCTCGAAGATCAGAACCGTTCGCTTTGGAACCAGCCCTTCATCAACGAAGCGCTGGCGCTGCTCGACAAGGCGCTGCGGCACCGCCAGCCCGGCCCTTATCAGCTTCAGGCGGCCATCGCCGCCATCCATTCTCGTGCGAAACGCGCTGACGATACCGACTGGGTGGAAATCGATCTGCTCTATCGCGCGCTGGAGCGTGTTCAGCCTTCCCCTGTCGTGACGCTCAATCGCGCGGTCGCTGTTTCCAAATTGCACGGGCCAAAGGACGCGCTCGATCTCATTGATACGCTTGGCGAGAAGCTCGGCGGCTATTTCTACTATCACGGCCTGCGGGGCGGGCTGCTGCAGCAGCTCGGCTTGACCTGCCAGGCGCGCGAAGCCTTCGATCGCGCCATCGCGCTTGCCCATTCGGCGGCCGAGGCGGCCCATATCCGCCGGCAGATCGACAAGATGCAGGAAGAGCCCACGCAGCCGATCGCAAATTAG
- a CDS encoding SRPBCC family protein, giving the protein MTASTQHELTLVREFDAPREKIYKAWTDPDLLKQWFVPRPWSVAEATLDVRPGGSNVIVMQDPEGNQYPNRGVYLELVESEKIVFTDAYSSAWVLAEKPFFTGVILLEDLGNGRTKYTAKALHWRAEDKEAHEKMGFHEGWGKAADQLAELLAKM; this is encoded by the coding sequence ATGACCGCAAGCACGCAACATGAACTCACCCTGGTTCGCGAATTCGACGCCCCGCGTGAGAAGATCTATAAGGCATGGACCGATCCCGACCTGCTGAAACAGTGGTTCGTACCGCGACCCTGGAGTGTCGCGGAAGCGACGCTCGACGTCCGCCCCGGCGGCTCCAATGTCATCGTCATGCAGGATCCCGAAGGCAATCAGTATCCGAACCGCGGCGTTTATCTCGAGCTCGTCGAGAGCGAGAAAATCGTCTTTACCGATGCCTATTCCAGCGCCTGGGTCCTTGCCGAAAAACCTTTCTTCACGGGGGTTATCCTGCTCGAGGACCTCGGCAATGGCAGGACGAAATATACGGCCAAGGCACTGCACTGGCGGGCCGAGGACAAGGAAGCGCACGAGAAGATGGGTTTCCACGAGGGATGGGGCAAGGCTGCGGACCAGCTGGCGGAATTGCTGGCGAAGATGTGA
- a CDS encoding tetratricopeptide repeat protein: MAFNDDSFIREVNEELRSDQMKGVWRRFGRYIIVVAILIVLGTAGKVLYEYWDDTRSSSAGDQFLAAMKLADENKNDEALAALDKLEKEGHGAYPVLARMRAATVRAQKGDANAAIADFNEIGKDNGVPVALRDAAKMRAGWLLIENGSYEQVSAAIEEMAVPGNAFRHSAREALGLAAYKAGNMAQARQWFQSIIDDAESPRPVANRAQMMLDLITASGNAPAAQG; encoded by the coding sequence ATGGCATTCAACGACGACAGCTTCATCCGTGAAGTCAATGAGGAATTGCGGTCAGACCAGATGAAGGGCGTCTGGCGCCGGTTCGGCCGCTATATCATTGTCGTCGCCATTCTGATCGTTCTCGGCACCGCCGGCAAGGTTCTCTACGAATATTGGGATGATACCCGCTCCTCCAGCGCCGGCGACCAGTTTCTGGCGGCGATGAAGCTTGCCGACGAGAACAAGAACGATGAGGCGCTGGCCGCGCTCGACAAGCTGGAGAAGGAAGGCCATGGCGCCTATCCGGTGCTGGCGCGCATGCGGGCCGCGACCGTCCGGGCCCAGAAGGGCGATGCCAACGCCGCGATCGCCGATTTCAACGAGATCGGCAAAGACAACGGCGTTCCCGTTGCCCTGCGCGACGCCGCCAAAATGCGTGCCGGCTGGCTGCTGATCGAGAACGGCTCCTATGAGCAGGTTTCGGCCGCGATCGAGGAAATGGCCGTGCCGGGCAACGCTTTCCGCCATTCGGCGCGCGAGGCACTCGGTCTGGCCGCCTACAAGGCAGGCAACATGGCCCAGGCGCGGCAATGGTTCCAGTCAATTATCGATGACGCCGAAAGCCCGCGTCCTGTTGCCAATCGCGCCCAGATGATGCTTGATCTCATTACCGCATCCGGTAACGCGCCCGCCGCGCAGGGCTGA
- a CDS encoding LLM class flavin-dependent oxidoreductase codes for MELGLYTFADVNPNPSRGKGAEGAERLKHLIEEIALADQVGLDVFGLGEHHRPDYAASAPAVALAAAAVKTRNIRLTSAVTVLSSDDPVRVFQQFATLDLISNGRAEIMAGRGSFIESFPLFGYNLEDYDQLFEEKLDLLLALRDSETVEWEGELRAPIRGRGVYPRPLQDPLPLWVAVGGTPQSVARAGALGLPVALAIIGGEPRRFAPLFDLYREAARRAGQDQAKLKTSINVHGFIADTTEAAADRFYGPQAEVMNRIGRERGWGPTSRAQFDLSRGPNGALFVGDPEAVAEKIIAHHRLFRNDRFLLQMAIGLMPHAEIMRGIELYGTKVAPIVRKALTESDEGAKATA; via the coding sequence ATGGAACTCGGCCTTTACACCTTTGCGGACGTCAATCCTAACCCTTCCCGCGGCAAGGGAGCGGAGGGGGCTGAACGGCTGAAGCATCTGATCGAGGAGATCGCACTTGCCGATCAGGTGGGCCTCGATGTCTTCGGGCTCGGCGAACATCACCGGCCGGATTATGCGGCGTCGGCTCCCGCCGTCGCACTGGCGGCGGCAGCCGTCAAGACCAGGAATATCCGGCTGACGAGCGCCGTCACCGTGCTCTCTTCCGACGATCCCGTGCGCGTCTTTCAGCAATTTGCGACGCTCGATCTGATTTCCAACGGCCGGGCCGAAATCATGGCGGGGCGGGGCTCCTTTATCGAGTCCTTCCCGCTGTTCGGCTACAATCTCGAAGATTACGACCAGCTTTTCGAAGAGAAGCTCGATCTGCTCCTGGCGCTGCGCGACAGCGAGACGGTGGAATGGGAAGGCGAGCTTCGCGCGCCGATCCGTGGGCGCGGCGTCTATCCCAGGCCATTGCAGGATCCGCTGCCGTTGTGGGTTGCGGTCGGCGGTACGCCGCAGTCCGTGGCGCGCGCCGGCGCGCTCGGTCTGCCGGTGGCGCTCGCAATCATCGGCGGCGAACCGCGCCGATTCGCTCCGCTTTTCGATCTCTATCGCGAGGCGGCGCGCCGCGCAGGGCAGGACCAGGCGAAGCTGAAGACCAGCATCAATGTTCACGGATTCATCGCCGATACGACCGAGGCCGCCGCCGACCGGTTTTACGGGCCGCAGGCCGAAGTGATGAACCGCATCGGCCGCGAGCGCGGTTGGGGACCGACCAGCCGGGCGCAGTTCGACCTGTCGCGCGGGCCGAACGGCGCGCTGTTCGTCGGCGATCCGGAGGCGGTCGCGGAAAAGATCATCGCTCATCACAGGCTTTTCAGGAACGACCGCTTCCTATTGCAGATGGCGATCGGCCTGATGCCACATGCTGAGATCATGCGCGGCATCGAGCTCTACGGGACGAAAGTCGCGCCGATCGTCAGAAAGGCATTGACTGAAAGTGACGAAGGGGCGAAAGCCACCGCTTGA
- a CDS encoding YbfB/YjiJ family MFS transporter, whose amino-acid sequence MPVLRRDKHCMLSRPPHSQPNLVATAGAGAVAMAAAMGFGRFSYTPILPGMISGVPLSAADAGFIASANFVGYLVGAVLAAYGWAAGRERLVALSALLATAILLAAMAATDSVAVFAVIRFLAGLASAFAMVFTSSIVLSHGAAAGNDHVQAAHFGGPGAGIALSSVMVLLVGLGFHDGPGGWRADWIGGAIYCAISLVAVYLLLPSAPAQTAQAGKEPALIWSRPMVLVTLSYGLFGFGYVITATFLVTIARLAATGAFVEFLCWFIAGVTAAVALFAWKPLVRPLGLGGVYVAALLVEAAGVLATVALPPSVAPLIGGALFGATFLAITAYGLQIGRKLSPKSPRRILAMMTAAFGLGQIVGPIVAGWIAERSGSFTVPTVIAAAALLVCGALVMPVIKKVA is encoded by the coding sequence ATGCCGGTGCTGCGGCGCGATAAGCACTGCATGCTTTCCCGCCCGCCTCACTCCCAGCCGAACCTCGTTGCCACTGCCGGTGCCGGCGCCGTTGCCATGGCGGCGGCCATGGGGTTCGGGCGCTTCTCCTACACGCCGATCCTGCCGGGGATGATCAGCGGGGTGCCGCTTTCGGCAGCGGATGCGGGCTTCATCGCCTCGGCGAATTTCGTCGGCTATCTCGTCGGCGCCGTGCTTGCGGCCTATGGCTGGGCGGCGGGGCGCGAGCGGCTGGTGGCACTCTCGGCGCTGCTTGCCACCGCAATTCTGCTCGCGGCCATGGCCGCCACCGATTCCGTCGCGGTCTTCGCCGTCATCCGCTTCCTGGCCGGCCTCGCCAGCGCCTTTGCGATGGTCTTCACCTCGTCGATCGTGCTCAGTCACGGGGCGGCGGCCGGCAACGACCATGTGCAAGCGGCGCATTTCGGCGGCCCGGGGGCGGGGATCGCACTATCCTCGGTGATGGTGCTATTGGTGGGTCTCGGCTTTCACGACGGGCCGGGCGGCTGGCGCGCCGACTGGATCGGCGGGGCGATCTATTGTGCGATAAGTCTCGTCGCCGTCTATCTTCTGCTGCCGTCGGCGCCGGCGCAAACGGCGCAGGCGGGCAAGGAGCCGGCGCTCATCTGGAGCCGGCCGATGGTGCTGGTAACCCTGTCCTACGGCCTGTTCGGCTTCGGCTATGTCATCACCGCGACCTTCCTCGTCACCATCGCCCGCCTCGCGGCAACGGGAGCTTTCGTTGAATTCCTCTGCTGGTTCATCGCCGGTGTGACGGCGGCGGTGGCGCTGTTTGCCTGGAAGCCGCTGGTGAGGCCGCTCGGGCTCGGCGGCGTCTATGTCGCGGCGCTTCTGGTCGAGGCGGCCGGCGTGCTTGCGACGGTGGCGCTGCCGCCTTCGGTCGCACCGCTGATCGGCGGCGCACTGTTCGGCGCGACGTTCCTGGCGATCACCGCTTACGGGCTGCAGATCGGCCGCAAGCTTTCGCCCAAGAGTCCGCGGCGGATCCTGGCCATGATGACCGCCGCCTTCGGCCTCGGTCAGATCGTGGGGCCAATCGTTGCCGGCTGGATCGCCGAACGCTCAGGCAGTTTCACCGTCCCAACGGTGATCGCAGCCGCTGCACTCCTGGTCTGCGGCGCGCTGGTGATGCCGGTGATCAAGAAAGTCGCCTAA
- the sbmA gene encoding peptide antibiotic transporter SbmA, whose amino-acid sequence MFHSFFPQPKAFFTSLVIWTLVSIAGWYLFAAGLGASLGYAPVPEEQQAIDLSFFLMSENVWFYSYFLLSAVIFCGAWHVKALHHPWKLWSIWGSALIIFVTYFGVQISVVINNWRRPFGDLLQNALSKQPGISVDNFYSLMWVFCQIAFLSMFVSIMTDFFTSHYIFRWRTAMNNFYMSKWEKLRHIEGASQRVQEDTMRFSSTLEGLGISLINSVMTLVVFLPILLALSHYVTELPFIGPVANSLFWLALFWSAFGTVLLAVVGIKLPGLNFRNQRVEAAYRKELVYGEDHPDRAQPPTVRELFGNVRRNYYRMYFHYMYFNVARYFYIQADALFVVFMLVPTIVAGAITYGIFQQISTAFGQVSNSFQYLVNSWTTIIELLSIHKRLKAFEAAIDDEPLPEIDQRYLEREVGVVHADG is encoded by the coding sequence GTGTTTCATTCGTTTTTTCCCCAGCCCAAGGCGTTCTTCACTTCGCTCGTCATTTGGACCCTGGTTTCCATTGCTGGTTGGTATCTTTTTGCCGCCGGTCTCGGTGCATCGCTCGGCTACGCACCGGTTCCCGAGGAGCAACAAGCGATTGACCTCTCGTTTTTCCTGATGTCGGAAAACGTCTGGTTTTACAGTTATTTTCTTCTGTCGGCAGTAATCTTCTGCGGCGCATGGCATGTGAAGGCGCTGCATCACCCCTGGAAGCTGTGGTCGATCTGGGGTTCGGCACTGATCATCTTCGTGACCTATTTCGGTGTCCAGATCAGCGTCGTGATCAACAATTGGCGCCGGCCATTCGGCGATCTTCTGCAGAACGCCTTGTCGAAGCAGCCGGGCATTTCCGTCGACAATTTTTACAGCCTGATGTGGGTCTTCTGCCAGATCGCATTCCTCAGCATGTTCGTGTCGATCATGACCGACTTCTTCACCAGCCACTACATCTTCCGCTGGCGCACGGCGATGAACAATTTCTACATGTCGAAGTGGGAAAAGCTGCGGCACATCGAGGGCGCCTCACAGCGCGTTCAGGAAGACACGATGCGCTTTTCCAGCACCCTCGAAGGTCTCGGAATCAGCCTTATCAACTCGGTGATGACGCTGGTGGTCTTCCTCCCGATTCTTCTGGCGCTCTCGCATTATGTAACGGAACTGCCGTTCATCGGCCCGGTGGCAAATTCGCTCTTCTGGCTGGCGCTCTTCTGGTCGGCGTTCGGTACGGTGCTGCTGGCAGTCGTCGGCATCAAGCTGCCGGGCCTGAACTTCCGCAACCAGCGCGTCGAGGCCGCTTATCGCAAGGAACTGGTTTACGGCGAGGACCATCCGGACCGGGCGCAACCGCCAACAGTCCGAGAGCTCTTCGGGAATGTTCGCCGGAACTATTACCGCATGTATTTCCACTATATGTATTTCAACGTCGCCCGCTATTTCTATATCCAGGCTGACGCGCTGTTCGTGGTCTTCATGCTGGTGCCGACAATCGTCGCGGGCGCCATCACCTACGGCATTTTTCAGCAGATCTCGACCGCCTTCGGCCAAGTCAGCAACTCGTTCCAGTATCTGGTCAACTCCTGGACGACGATCATCGAGCTGCTTTCCATTCACAAACGTCTGAAGGCCTTCGAGGCGGCCATCGATGACGAACCGCTGCCGGAAATCGATCAGCGTTATCTGGAACGCGAAGTGGGCGTCGTGCACGCCGATGGTTGA
- a CDS encoding NnrU family protein, with the protein MALLIVGIILFLGVHLVRVVAPDLRRSMIARLGENGWRAGYSIASIATLILLIYGFGQARQVTGMLYNPPVWMAHITITLMLIAIICLVASLLPAGHIATKTKHPMVLSVKIWALAHLLANGETSSVLLFAAFLAWGVIVRISLKRRERAGEITLRPFVSTKYDVYAAVIGIVLWALIIWKLHVWLIGVSPLAM; encoded by the coding sequence ATGGCACTGCTTATCGTCGGCATCATACTTTTTCTCGGGGTGCATCTGGTGCGGGTGGTGGCTCCGGATCTGCGCCGCTCGATGATCGCGCGCCTCGGCGAGAATGGCTGGCGGGCCGGTTATTCGATTGCGAGCATCGCCACGCTGATCCTTCTGATCTACGGTTTCGGCCAGGCCCGGCAGGTGACCGGCATGCTGTACAATCCGCCGGTCTGGATGGCGCATATCACGATCACGCTGATGCTGATCGCGATCATCTGTCTCGTCGCCTCGCTGCTGCCGGCGGGGCATATTGCGACGAAGACCAAACATCCGATGGTGCTGTCGGTGAAGATCTGGGCGCTGGCGCATCTTCTTGCCAATGGCGAGACGTCGTCGGTGCTGCTGTTTGCGGCGTTCCTTGCCTGGGGCGTGATCGTGCGGATTTCGCTCAAGCGCCGCGAGCGGGCGGGGGAAATCACGCTCCGGCCCTTCGTCTCGACCAAGTACGACGTCTATGCCGCCGTTATCGGCATCGTCCTCTGGGCGCTGATCATCTGGAAGCTGCACGTATGGCTGATCGGCGTTTCGCCGCTCGCCATGTGA
- the map gene encoding type I methionyl aminopeptidase: MVIANDDELTKLKEIGRICANAIQVMAATMEPGMTTLELDRIGRKVLEDSGARSAPEFCYQFPGATCISVNEEIAHGIPGPRVIQAGDLINIDVSAEKDGFFADTGASFAMPPVKPKIERLCRDGRRALWVGLNQVKSGEPLAKIGTAVGAFAQKNRYTLVANLASHGVGRSLHEEPAELSTWPDPSEKRVMTDGLVFTVEPFLSLGATWAEGGDDAWTLYADPKAPTVQYEHTVVATRNGPVILTLPDGRS; the protein is encoded by the coding sequence ATGGTTATCGCAAACGACGATGAACTGACAAAGCTCAAGGAGATCGGCCGGATCTGCGCCAACGCCATCCAGGTGATGGCGGCAACGATGGAGCCGGGCATGACGACGCTGGAGCTCGACCGGATCGGCCGCAAGGTGCTTGAGGATTCCGGCGCGCGCTCGGCGCCGGAATTCTGCTACCAGTTTCCCGGCGCCACCTGCATCAGCGTCAACGAGGAAATCGCCCACGGCATTCCCGGGCCACGTGTCATTCAGGCCGGCGACCTGATCAATATCGACGTCTCGGCCGAGAAAGACGGCTTCTTCGCCGATACCGGCGCTTCCTTTGCTATGCCGCCGGTCAAGCCAAAGATCGAACGGCTCTGCCGCGACGGACGGCGGGCGCTCTGGGTCGGGCTGAACCAGGTGAAATCGGGTGAGCCGCTGGCAAAGATCGGTACCGCGGTCGGCGCTTTCGCCCAGAAGAACCGCTACACGCTGGTCGCCAATCTGGCGAGCCACGGGGTCGGCCGTTCGCTGCACGAGGAGCCGGCCGAGCTCTCGACCTGGCCGGATCCATCGGAAAAGCGGGTCATGACGGATGGTCTCGTCTTTACGGTCGAGCCGTTCCTTTCACTCGGCGCCACATGGGCCGAGGGCGGCGACGATGCATGGACACTTTATGCCGATCCGAAGGCGCCGACCGTGCAATATGAGCACACGGTGGTCGCGACTCGCAACGGACCGGTGATTTTGACTTTGCCGGACGGGCGGTCGTAG
- a CDS encoding YciI family protein, whose translation MHYAILCYAHEETVFAWTQEEEAAVMEKLYAVQEPLAKAGKLGPVGRLMPTTAATTVRKGKDEPLVIDGPFAETKEALLGFYVVDFETLDEAVAFSKQLSSVNPGSTSYEIRPFYVFRPGDAAS comes from the coding sequence ATGCATTATGCAATCCTTTGTTACGCTCACGAGGAAACCGTCTTCGCCTGGACCCAGGAGGAGGAGGCTGCCGTCATGGAGAAACTTTACGCCGTGCAGGAGCCGCTGGCGAAAGCCGGCAAGCTCGGTCCCGTCGGGCGGCTGATGCCGACGACGGCTGCGACCACGGTGCGCAAAGGCAAGGACGAGCCCTTGGTCATCGACGGGCCTTTTGCGGAAACAAAAGAGGCGCTTCTCGGCTTCTACGTGGTTGACTTCGAAACCCTCGACGAGGCCGTGGCCTTCTCGAAGCAGCTTTCATCGGTCAATCCCGGTTCGACCTCTTACGAAATTCGGCCGTTCTACGTCTTCAGGCCGGGAGATGCTGCATCATGA
- a CDS encoding PadR family transcriptional regulator, with protein sequence MRGFKGGMFGEAFRMGRKFAAGDLQLVILALLAEQPRHGYELIKLLEERSGGFYVPSPGVIYPALTYLEETGLAEVESEGTKKLYRITEAGRRRVEENRDMILHTLAKLERIGEKMAYVKRVFETDRHGADSDDGDFMQDGGDIRAARMLLRSALRMRYPWSKAEAARIAGILERAATEILQGGKP encoded by the coding sequence ATGAGAGGTTTTAAAGGCGGCATGTTCGGCGAAGCGTTTCGCATGGGCCGCAAATTCGCGGCAGGCGATCTGCAGCTCGTCATCCTGGCCTTGCTCGCTGAGCAGCCGCGCCATGGTTACGAATTGATTAAGTTGCTGGAGGAGCGTTCCGGCGGCTTCTATGTGCCGAGCCCCGGCGTCATCTATCCCGCACTCACCTATCTTGAGGAAACCGGTCTTGCCGAAGTTGAGAGCGAGGGCACCAAGAAGCTTTATCGCATCACCGAGGCCGGACGCCGCCGCGTCGAGGAAAACCGCGACATGATCCTGCACACACTCGCCAAGCTCGAACGCATCGGCGAGAAGATGGCCTATGTAAAGCGCGTTTTCGAAACCGACCGCCACGGCGCCGACAGCGATGACGGCGACTTCATGCAGGACGGCGGCGACATCCGCGCTGCCCGCATGTTGCTGCGCTCGGCGCTTAGGATGCGCTATCCCTGGTCGAAAGCCGAAGCCGCCCGCATCGCCGGAATATTGGAACGCGCTGCGACGGAGATCTTGCAGGGCGGCAAGCCGTAA
- a CDS encoding polysaccharide deacetylase family protein, whose translation MSRPLLATCLVASLVPPAAAEAADPPKQLVIISFDGAHDNALWLKSREMAAKNGAHFTYFLSCTFLMNEAAKKAYQAPHQKPGKSNVGFARSDDEIRERLGNIWHAHLEGHDIASHACGHFDGRLWSEADWFAEYATFHATLKNAWKSVGLDEPADWQDLVDHGIKGFRAPYLSATAGADMIAAEKKAGFTYDASLVTKGPAMPVEEDGILRFGLPLIPEGPSEKPIIGMDYNLFVRHSKGEEDRADSKEFEDRSYAAFSQAFDRQYNGNRIPLQLGFHFVEMNGGAYWRALDRLVSDVCHRADVACVSYSEAIPMIQARGKLQQASGL comes from the coding sequence ATGTCTCGTCCTCTCCTCGCCACCTGCCTGGTTGCCTCCCTCGTTCCTCCCGCGGCGGCAGAGGCGGCCGACCCGCCGAAGCAACTCGTCATCATCTCCTTTGACGGCGCCCACGACAACGCGCTCTGGCTGAAGAGCCGCGAGATGGCGGCGAAGAACGGCGCCCATTTTACCTATTTCCTTTCCTGCACCTTTCTGATGAACGAGGCGGCGAAGAAGGCCTATCAGGCGCCGCACCAGAAACCCGGAAAATCCAATGTCGGCTTTGCCCGGAGCGACGACGAGATCCGCGAGCGCCTCGGCAATATCTGGCACGCCCATCTCGAAGGTCACGACATAGCAAGCCATGCCTGCGGCCATTTCGACGGCCGCCTCTGGAGCGAGGCCGACTGGTTCGCCGAATACGCGACCTTCCATGCGACGTTGAAAAACGCCTGGAAGAGCGTCGGCCTCGACGAGCCGGCCGACTGGCAGGACCTTGTCGATCATGGCATCAAGGGTTTTCGCGCCCCCTACCTCTCGGCAACGGCAGGCGCCGATATGATCGCCGCCGAAAAGAAGGCCGGCTTCACCTACGATGCAAGCCTCGTCACCAAAGGCCCGGCCATGCCGGTCGAAGAGGACGGTATCCTCCGCTTCGGCCTGCCGCTGATCCCCGAAGGCCCGAGCGAAAAGCCGATCATAGGCATGGACTACAATCTCTTCGTCCGCCACTCCAAGGGCGAGGAAGACAGGGCGGATTCGAAGGAATTCGAGGATCGCTCCTATGCCGCCTTCTCCCAGGCCTTCGACCGCCAGTACAACGGCAACCGCATCCCGCTCCAGCTCGGCTTCCATTTCGTGGAGATGAACGGCGGCGCCTACTGGCGGGCGCTGGACCGCCTGGTCAGCGACGTCTGCCACCGCGCGGACGTGGCCTGCGTCAGCTATTCCGAAGCGATCCCGATGATCCAGGCGCGGGGCAAGCTGCAGCAGGCGTCGGGGCTCTGA